Proteins encoded within one genomic window of Camelina sativa cultivar DH55 chromosome 19, Cs, whole genome shotgun sequence:
- the LOC104765706 gene encoding aluminum-activated malate transporter 9 isoform X1: protein MAAKQGSFRQAILEKRERLLSNNGFSDFRFTDIESNDLLEGGNNNNYGRTTRLCCCCSCGNLSDRISGVFDGVKDVARKAWDMGVSDPRKIVFSAKIGLALMIVALLIFFQEPNPDLSRYSVWAILTVVVVFEFTIGATLSKGFNRALGTLSAGGLALGMAELSTLCGDWEELFCTLSIFCIGFLATFMKLYPAMKAYEYGFRVFLLTYCYILISGFRTGEFIQVAISRFLLIALGAGVSLGVNMFIYPIWAGEDLHNLVVKNFLNVATSLEGCVNGYLRCVEYERIPSKILTYQASEDPVYKGYRSAVESTSQEESLMSFAIWEPPHGPYKSFNYPWKNYVKLSGALKHCAFTVMALHGCILSEIQAPEERRQVFRQELQRVGVEGAKLLRELGEKVKKMEKIGPDDLLFEVHLAAEELQHKIDKKSYLLVNSECWEIGNRATKESQEPQEELSLEDSENQATPIYAFKSLSEAVLEIPTSWGEKNHREPLNHRPTLSKQVSWPARLVLPPHLETTNGTSPLVETTKTYESASALSLATFASLLIEFVARLQNVVDAFEELSRTANFKEPEIVTSTTDLEFSGERVGLVPKIRRCFGM from the exons ATGGCGGCGAAGCAAGGTTCCTTTAGGCAAGCGATACTAGAGAAACGAGAGAGGCTTCTTTCGAACAATGGATTCTCCGATTTCAGATTCACCGACATCGAATCTAACGATCTTCTCGAAGGAGGCAATAACAACAACTATGGAAGAACAACGAGGCTGTGCTGCTGCTGTTCGTGTGGTAATCTATCTGACAGAATCTCGGGAGTGTTCGACGGTGTTAAAGATGTGGCGAGGAAGGCTTGGGATATGGGAGTATCTGATCCGAGGAAGATCGTCTTCTCCGCGAAGATTGGTCTTGCTCTCATGATTGTTGcgcttttgatttttttccagGAACCTAATCCGGATCTTAGCCGTTACTCTGTTTGGGCTATTCTTActgtcgtcgtcgtcttcgaaTTCACCAtcg GAGCAACTCTAAGCAAAGGGTTTAATAGAGCACTTGGGACGTTATCAGCTGGAGGTCTTGCTCTTGGAATGGCTGAGCTTTCCACATTATGTGGTGACTGGGAAGAGCTCTTCTGCACTCTTAGTATCTTCTGCATtg GGTTTCTCGCAACTTTTATGAAACTGTATCCGGCGATGAAAGCTTATGAATACGGGTTTCGGGTTTTCTTGCTTACGTATTGCTATATTCTGATTTCTGGGTTCAGAACTGGGGAGTTCATACAAGTTGCTATCTCTCGGTTTCTGCTTATAGCTCTTGGTGCTGGTGTTAGTTTAGGTGTCAATATGTTTATCTATCCTATATGGGCTGGAGAGGATCTTCATAACCTTGTTGTCAAGAATTTTTTGAATGTTGCTACTTCCCTTGAAG GTTGTGTGAACGGATACCTCCGCTGTGTTGAATACGAGAGAATCCCTTCCAAAATCCTTACATACCAAGCCTCAGAGGATCCAGTTTACAAGGGTTACAGATCAGCCGTTGAATCAACCAGCCAAGAAGAATCTTTG ATGAGTTTCGCGATATGGGAGCCGCCTCACGGACCATACAAGTCATTTAACTACCCATGGAAGAACTATGTCAAGCTCAGTGGTGCTCTCAAGCATTGTGCATTCACTGTGATGGCATTGCATGGCTGCATTCTCTCAGAAATCCAG GCACCAGAGGAACGGAGACAAGTTTTCCGGCAAGAACTTCAGAGAGTTGGCGTAGAAGGAGCCAAATTGTTAAGAGAGCTCGGTGaaaaggtgaagaagatggagaagatagGACCAGACGACCTTCTCTTCGAAGTACACCTAGCTGCAGAAGAATTACAGCACAAGATCGACAAGAAATCTTACCTTCTCGTCAATTCCGAATGCTGGGAGATCGGAAACCGAGCCACCAAGGAATCACAAGAGCCTCAAGAAGAGCTCTCCCTCGAAGATTCAGAGAACCAAGCAACTCCAATCTACGCCTTCAAATCCCTAAGCGAGGCAGTTTTGGAGATACCAACGAGCTGGGGCGAGAAGAATCATCGTGAGCCGTTGAACCATAGACCAACTTTATCGAAACAGGTATCGTGGCCTGCACGGCTTGTGCTCCCGCCGCATCTGGAGACAACGAACGGAACTTCACCGCTGGTGGAGACGACAAAGACGTACGAAAGCGCTAGTGCATTGTCACTGGCAACATTTGCGTCTCTCCTCATTGAGTTCGTCGCTAGGTTACAGAACGTGGTCGACGCGTTCGAGGAGCTAAGCCGGACAGCTAATTTCAAGGAGCCTGAGATTGTTACCTCGACCACGGATTTAGAGTTCTCCGGAGAAAGAGTCGGACTTGTCCCCAAGATCCGCCGGTGTTTCGGAatgtaa
- the LOC104765708 gene encoding protein PLANT CADMIUM RESISTANCE 7, producing MENQWTSGLGSCTEDVETACLTFFCPCVTFGRIADIADEGRTGCKRCGVFYGLICFVVALPCLFSCTYRTKIRSIFGLPESPASDCLTHCFCECCALCQEYRELKNRGVDPSIGWEGNVQRMMAAPMSQRMMG from the exons ATGGAAAACCAATGGACTTCGGGTCTTGGCAGCTGCACGGAGGACGTCGAAACAG CTTGCCTCACATTTTTCTGTCCGTGCGTCACTTTTGGAAGGATCGCTGACATTGCCGACGAAGGAAGGACCG GTTGTAAGAGATGTGGGGTATTTTACGGGCTGATATGTTTTGTGGTCGCCTTACCTTGCTTGTTCTCATGCACTTACCGGACTAAGATCCGAAGCATATTCGGGTTACCAGAGTCTCCAGCTTCGGATTGCCTCACTCACTGCTTTTGTGAATGTTGTGCTCTTTGCCAAGAATACCGTGAACTCAAAAACCGTGGTGTTGACCCTTCTATTG GGTGGGAAGGGAATGTGCAACGGATGATGGCCGCTCCTATGAGTCAGCGGATGATGGgttga
- the LOC104767613 gene encoding protein PLANT CADMIUM RESISTANCE 5: MNDSENAVITLLAPCVTFGQIAEIVDEGATPCATAGVLYGAIFFTGACFVYSHIFRAKIRNKYGLPDAPAPDWITHLVCMPCALCQEYRELKHHGFDPIIGWAGNAQAQQQQMMAPPTGQRMMG, from the exons ATGAACGACAGTGAAAATG CCGTGATCACATTGTTAGCTCCATGCGTCACGTTCGGACAAATTGCGGAGATCGTTGACGAAGGCGCGACGC CTTGTGCGACAGCTGGGGTGTTGTACGGTGCGATATTTTTTACCGGGGCATGTTTCGTCTATTCACACATATTCCGGGCCAAGATACGAAACAAATACGGGCTACCAGATGCTCCGGCTCCCGATTGGATCACTCACTTAGTCTGTATGCCATGTGCTCTTTGTCAAGAGTATCGTGAGCTCAAGCACCATGGTTTTGACCCCATCATCG GGTGGGCTGGGAATGCACAAGCACAGCAGCAACAGATGATGGCTCCTCCGACAGGTCAACGGATGATGGGTTGA
- the LOC104765707 gene encoding protein PLANT CADMIUM RESISTANCE 7-like encodes MENQWTSGLFSCMDDVETTCLTFCCPCVTFGWIAEGAVGCKRCGLSYVLRSFVVALPCLLSCTYRTKIRRKFGLPESPGSDCLTHCFCDRCALCQEYRELKNRGVDPSIGWDGNVQRKMAAPMSQKMMG; translated from the exons ATGGAAAACCAATGGACTTCGGGTCTTTTCAGCTGCATGGATGACGTCGAAACTA CTTGCCTCACATTTTGCTGCCCGTGCGTCACTTTTGGATGGATCGCTGAAGGAGCGG taggttGTAAGAGATGTGGGTTATCTTACGTGCTGCGAAGTTTTGTGGTCGCCTTACCTTGCTTGTTATCATGCACTTACCGGACTAAGATCCGACGCAAATTCGGGTTACCAGAGTCTCCAGGTTCGGATTGCCTCACTCACTGCTTTTGTGACCGTTGTGCTCTTTGTCAAGAATACCGTGAACTCAAAAACCGTGGTGTTGACCCCTCTATTG GGTGGGATGGGAATGTGCAACGGAAGATGGCTGCTCCTATGAGTCAGAAAATGATGGgttga
- the LOC104765705 gene encoding calcineurin subunit B-like — protein sequence MGNTSSMLTQYDIEEVQSHCHELFEQQEILSLYQRFCQLDRNAKGFISADEFLSVPEFAMNPLSQRLLKMVDGLNFKDFVAFLSAFSAKASLRQKVQLIFKVYDSDCNGKVSFKDIMEVLRDLSGSFMSDEQREEVLSQVLKESGYTSDSFLTVEDFVKIFGSCKPEMDVEIPVD from the exons ATGGGAAACACTTCATCGATGCTGACTCAATACGACATCGAAGAAGTCCAGAGCCATTGTCATGAACTAT TTGAGCAGCAGGAGATTCTATCTCTGTATCAAAGGTTTTGCCAGTTAGATCGTAATGCAAAGGGATTTATATCTGCTGATGAGTTTCTCTCTGTGCCTGAGTTTGCAATGAATCCACTATCTCAG AGGCTGCTTAAGATGGTTGATGGTTTAAACTTCAAGGATTTTGTGGCTTTCTTGTCTGCATTTAGTGCTAAGGCGAGTCTAAGACAAAAAGTTCAAC tGATCTTTAAAGTCTATGATTCGGACTGCAACGGGAAGGTCTCCTTTAAAGATATAATGGAAGTGTTGCGTGACTTATCGGGATCATTCATGTCTGATGAGCAAAGAGAG GAAGTGCTGAGCCAGGTTCTGAAGGAATCAGGATACACGAGTGACTCTTTCTTAACAGTGGAGGATTTCGTAAAG ATCTTTGGGAGTTGTAAACCAGAGATGGACGTCGAAATCCCTGTGGATTAG
- the LOC104765709 gene encoding protein CASP — MEALQDGSERDKTPPPPSSSSSSSSPIPVVTNFWKEFDLEKEKSLLDEQGLRIAENQENSQKNRRKLAESTRDFKKASPEDKLSMFNSLLKGYQEEVDNITKRAKFGENAFLNIYQKLYEAPDPFPALASIAEQDRKLSEVESENRKMKVELEEFRTEATHLKNQQATIRRLEERNRQLEQQMEEKIKEVVEIKQRNLAEENQKTMELLKDREQALQDQLRQAKDSVSTMQKLHELAQSQLFELRAQSDEETAAKQSEVGLLMDEVERAQTRLLTLEREKGHLRSQLQTANEDTDNKKSDNVDSNSMLENSLTAKEKIISELNMEIHNVETALANERESHVAEIKKFNSLLNKKDTIIEEMKKELQERPSAKLVDDLRKKVKILQAVGYNSIEAEDWDAATTGEEMSKMESLLLDKNRKMEHEVTQLKVQLSEKTSLLEKAEAKGEELTAKVNEQQRLIQKLEDDILKGYSSKERKGALFNEWEFSESGVAEQSEPMDQKHVPSDQDQSSMLKVICSQRDRFRARLRETEEEIRRLKEKIGFLTDELEKTKADNVKLYGKIRYVQDYNQDKVVSRGSKKYVEDLESGFSSDVESKYKKIYEDDINPFAAFSKKEREQRIKDLGIRDRITLSSGRFLLGNKYARTFSFFYTIGLHVLVFTCLYRMSAYSYLSHGAEENLMTDATTNLPHGH, encoded by the exons ATGGAGGCTTTGCAAGATGGATCGGAGAGAGATAAAACTCCTCCGCCtccttcttcctcgtcttcttcctcctctcccaTTCCTGTCGTCACCAATTTTTGGAAAG aATTTGATTTGGAGAAGGAGAAAAGTCTACTTGATGAGCAAGGGCTTCGAATAGctgaaaaccaagaaaacagccAGAAGAATCGGCGTAAGCTTGCAGAGAGCACGCGAG ACTTCAAGAAAGCGTCGCCTGAGGACAAACTTAGTATGTTCAATTCTCTGCTCAAGGGATATCAAGAAGAAGTAGATAATATTACCAAGAGGGCCAAATTTGGGGAGAATGCTTTCCTAAATATCTATCAGAAGCTCTATGAAGCACCAGATCCATTTCCTGCTCTTGCCTCTATTGCT GAGCAAGATCGTAAATTATCTGAAGTGGAATCTGAGAATCGAAAAATGAAAGTTGAGCTTGAGGAATTTAGGACAGAAGCAACTCATCTGAAAAATCAGCAGGCGACAATAAGAAGGCTAGAAGAACGGAACCGCCAGCTTGAGCAGCAG AtggaagaaaaaatcaaagaggTTGTTGAAATCAAGCAACGAAATCTGGCTGAGGAAAACCAGAAAACGATGGAGCTTTTGAAGGATag GGAGCAAGCTTTGCAAGATCAGTTAAGGCAAGCAAAAGACAGCGTCTCCACTATGCAAAAATTGCATGAGCTAGCACAGAGCCAGCTTTTTGAACTCCGTGCTCAGTCAG ATGAAGAAACGGCAGCGAAGCAATCTGAAGTTGGTCTATTGATGGATGAAGTGGAGCGTGCTCAAACCCGCCTCCTTACTCTTGAGAGGGAAAAG GGACATCTGCGTTCTCAGCTGCAAACAGCTAATGAAGATACTGATAATAAGAAAAG TGACAATGTTGATTCGAATAGTATGCTGGAGAACTCTTTAActgcaaaagagaaaattatttcAGAGCTTAATATGGAGATTCACAATGTTGAGACAGCTCTAGCAAATGAACGAGAAAGTCATGTTGCCGAAATAAAGAAATTCAATTCGTTGCTCAATAAAAAG GATACTATCattgaagagatgaagaaagagCTTCAAGAAAGACCATCAGCAAAATTAGTTGATGATCTGCGCAAAAAAGTGAAAATTCTGCAG GCTGTAGGTTACAATTCAATTGAGGCTGAAGACTGGGATGCTGCTACCACTGGTGAAGAGATGAGCAAAATGGAGTCGCTTCTTCttgataaaaacagaaaaatggaaCATGAGGTCACTCAGTTAAAG GTTCAACTTTCTGAGAAAACTTCCTTGCTTGAAAAGGCTGAAGCCAAGGGAGAAGAACTGACAGCAAAGGTTAATGAACAACAAAGACTGATACAAAAGTTGGAGGATGATATTTTGAAG GGTTACAGTTCAAAAGAACGAAAAGGTGCTCTGTTTAATGAGTGGGAGTTCTCAGAATCAGGTGTGGCCGAGCAGTCTGAG CCTATGGATCAGAAGCATGTTCCATCAGACCAAGATCAGAGTTCAATGCTAAAAGTTATCTGCAGCCAAAGAGATCGGTTCCGAGCACGATTACGGGAAACAGAAGAG GAAATAAGGCGATTAAAAGAGAAGATAGGCTTTCTCACAGACGAATTGGAGAAGACCAAAGCTGACAACGTCAAACTCTATGGAAAAATCCGTTATGTCCAAGACTATAACCAGGATAAAGTTGTTTCACGGGGATCAAAAAAG TATGTGGAAGATCTTGAAAGTGGATTCAGCTCGGATGTCGAatcaaaatacaagaaaatctACGAGGATGACATTAACCCTTTTGCAGCATTctctaaaaag GAAAGAGAGCAACGGATCAAAGATTTGGGAATCAGAGATCGGATTACACTCAGCAGTGGTCGCTTCCTTCTAGGAAACAA ATACGCAAGgaccttttctttcttctacacAATAGGATTGCACGTACTTGTCTTCACTTGTCTCTACCGTATGTCAGCTTACAGCTATCTCAG cCATGGAGCAGAGGAGAATCTGATGACAGATGCAACCACAAACCTCCCTCACGGTCATTAA
- the LOC104765704 gene encoding protein SLOW GREEN 1, chloroplastic, translated as MFSSLSAPSSLSSSLISSFVAVKVPPVTGPLVPRRDLISVRVKACSNQNGSGYCLSEKLKSFAKSAILVGAAVSMTGKFATLPVKAETPVTTTEETYEEVKDAKLSDSSPLSELLDSTPEAVETLRSLLQQQLEKGEDEEALKLLERLVTAQPDETEWKFLMARLLGEMGRVENARQVFEEILQRKPLSFEALFENALLMDRSGEGNAVLQRLEDALSVAEAEYLVKEARDVRLIIAQIHFLQKNVDEALKSYEQLTKEDPKDFRPYFCRGMIYSLLDKNVEAKEQFAKYRELSPKKFEVEGYLRTPLSKMKLFGGGDEN; from the coding sequence ATGTTTTCGTCTCTCTCAGCTCcttcctcactttcttcttcgttgATTTCTTCTTTCGTCGCCGTCAAAGTGCCTCCGGTCACCGGACCCCTGGTTCCTCGTCGCGATCTTATTTCTGTTCGTGTCAAAGCTTGCTCGAATCAGAATGGTTCCGGTTATTGCCTTTCAGAAAAGCTCAAATCTTTTGCTAAATCAGCGATTCTCGTCGGCGCTGCTGTTTCCATGACCGGAAAGTTCGCAACTTTACCGGTGAAAGCAGAAACTCCGGTTACGACTACCGAAGAAACCTACGAGGAAGTGAAAGACGCGAAATTGTCTGACTCTTCGCCGTTGTCTGAGCTTCTAGACTCCACTCCTGAAGCCGTGGAGACGCTGAGATCACTCCTGCAGCAGCAGCTAGAGAAGGGAGAAGATGAGGAAGCTCTCAAGCTATTAGAGAGGCTAGTAACAGCACAACCAGATGAAACAGAGTGGAAGTTTTTGATGGCGAGGCTATTAGGTGAAATGGGTCGCGTGGAAAACGCACGCCAAGTGTTCGAGGAAATTCTCCAGCGAAAGCCATTGTCGTTCGAGGCTTTGTTCGAGAACGCATTGCTCATGGACAGGTCCGGGGAAGGAAACGCAGTGCTGCAGAGGCTGGAAGATGCGTTGTCTGTAGCAGAGGCTGAGTATTTGGTGAAGGAAGCGAGAGACGTGAGACTGATCATTGCGCAGATACATTTCTTGCAGAAGAACGTGGATGAAGCATTGAAGAGCTACGAGCAGCTGACAAAAGAGGATCCAAAGGATTTCAGACCGTATTTTTGTCGAGGTATGATCTATAGTTTGCTTGACAAGAACGTCGAAGCTAAGGAACAGTTTGCCAAGTACAGAGAGCTTTCTCCGAAGAAGTTTGAAGTAGAAGGGTACTTGAGAACTCCATTGTCTAAAATGAAGCtttttggtggtggtgatgagaACTGA
- the LOC104765706 gene encoding aluminum-activated malate transporter 9 isoform X2, whose product MAAKQGSFRQAILEKRERLLSNNGFSDFRFTDIESNDLLEGGNNNNYGRTTRLCCCCSCGNLSDRISGVFDGVKDVARKAWDMGVSDPRKIVFSAKIGLALMIVALLIFFQEPNPDLSRYSVWAILTVVVVFEFTIAGGLALGMAELSTLCGDWEELFCTLSIFCIGFLATFMKLYPAMKAYEYGFRVFLLTYCYILISGFRTGEFIQVAISRFLLIALGAGVSLGVNMFIYPIWAGEDLHNLVVKNFLNVATSLEGCVNGYLRCVEYERIPSKILTYQASEDPVYKGYRSAVESTSQEESLMSFAIWEPPHGPYKSFNYPWKNYVKLSGALKHCAFTVMALHGCILSEIQAPEERRQVFRQELQRVGVEGAKLLRELGEKVKKMEKIGPDDLLFEVHLAAEELQHKIDKKSYLLVNSECWEIGNRATKESQEPQEELSLEDSENQATPIYAFKSLSEAVLEIPTSWGEKNHREPLNHRPTLSKQVSWPARLVLPPHLETTNGTSPLVETTKTYESASALSLATFASLLIEFVARLQNVVDAFEELSRTANFKEPEIVTSTTDLEFSGERVGLVPKIRRCFGM is encoded by the exons ATGGCGGCGAAGCAAGGTTCCTTTAGGCAAGCGATACTAGAGAAACGAGAGAGGCTTCTTTCGAACAATGGATTCTCCGATTTCAGATTCACCGACATCGAATCTAACGATCTTCTCGAAGGAGGCAATAACAACAACTATGGAAGAACAACGAGGCTGTGCTGCTGCTGTTCGTGTGGTAATCTATCTGACAGAATCTCGGGAGTGTTCGACGGTGTTAAAGATGTGGCGAGGAAGGCTTGGGATATGGGAGTATCTGATCCGAGGAAGATCGTCTTCTCCGCGAAGATTGGTCTTGCTCTCATGATTGTTGcgcttttgatttttttccagGAACCTAATCCGGATCTTAGCCGTTACTCTGTTTGGGCTATTCTTActgtcgtcgtcgtcttcgaaTTCACCAtcg CTGGAGGTCTTGCTCTTGGAATGGCTGAGCTTTCCACATTATGTGGTGACTGGGAAGAGCTCTTCTGCACTCTTAGTATCTTCTGCATtg GGTTTCTCGCAACTTTTATGAAACTGTATCCGGCGATGAAAGCTTATGAATACGGGTTTCGGGTTTTCTTGCTTACGTATTGCTATATTCTGATTTCTGGGTTCAGAACTGGGGAGTTCATACAAGTTGCTATCTCTCGGTTTCTGCTTATAGCTCTTGGTGCTGGTGTTAGTTTAGGTGTCAATATGTTTATCTATCCTATATGGGCTGGAGAGGATCTTCATAACCTTGTTGTCAAGAATTTTTTGAATGTTGCTACTTCCCTTGAAG GTTGTGTGAACGGATACCTCCGCTGTGTTGAATACGAGAGAATCCCTTCCAAAATCCTTACATACCAAGCCTCAGAGGATCCAGTTTACAAGGGTTACAGATCAGCCGTTGAATCAACCAGCCAAGAAGAATCTTTG ATGAGTTTCGCGATATGGGAGCCGCCTCACGGACCATACAAGTCATTTAACTACCCATGGAAGAACTATGTCAAGCTCAGTGGTGCTCTCAAGCATTGTGCATTCACTGTGATGGCATTGCATGGCTGCATTCTCTCAGAAATCCAG GCACCAGAGGAACGGAGACAAGTTTTCCGGCAAGAACTTCAGAGAGTTGGCGTAGAAGGAGCCAAATTGTTAAGAGAGCTCGGTGaaaaggtgaagaagatggagaagatagGACCAGACGACCTTCTCTTCGAAGTACACCTAGCTGCAGAAGAATTACAGCACAAGATCGACAAGAAATCTTACCTTCTCGTCAATTCCGAATGCTGGGAGATCGGAAACCGAGCCACCAAGGAATCACAAGAGCCTCAAGAAGAGCTCTCCCTCGAAGATTCAGAGAACCAAGCAACTCCAATCTACGCCTTCAAATCCCTAAGCGAGGCAGTTTTGGAGATACCAACGAGCTGGGGCGAGAAGAATCATCGTGAGCCGTTGAACCATAGACCAACTTTATCGAAACAGGTATCGTGGCCTGCACGGCTTGTGCTCCCGCCGCATCTGGAGACAACGAACGGAACTTCACCGCTGGTGGAGACGACAAAGACGTACGAAAGCGCTAGTGCATTGTCACTGGCAACATTTGCGTCTCTCCTCATTGAGTTCGTCGCTAGGTTACAGAACGTGGTCGACGCGTTCGAGGAGCTAAGCCGGACAGCTAATTTCAAGGAGCCTGAGATTGTTACCTCGACCACGGATTTAGAGTTCTCCGGAGAAAGAGTCGGACTTGTCCCCAAGATCCGCCGGTGTTTCGGAatgtaa